AGTCGGCAATCGTTTCTCACTGAAACGACAAACTCAACACCGACACCTATACCGACGTTGCTGTCGCCGTCGAAACCTTCGTTTGCGCCCCTACCTACCTCCCTTGAATCTGAGGCGTGTAAGAAGTCGCGCTCGCGCTCTTCTGAACTCGACTCTGTGAAGCAGTTAAGGAAAGACGACCTAAGCAGCGTTGCTTTCTCTAAATTTACCGTAAGCTTGCGCATTGATCTTCTTAGCTGGACGCTCTTTCTGGTGGCATTCTTGACACGCTTCTACAAACTGGCAACACCATCGCACGTGGTGTGAGTAGCATTGTGAAATATTCCCGCTTTAACCTTTACCTAACTCTTTCTCCATTCCTCTCGCAGCTTCGATGAGCTTCATTATGGCAAATACATCGCGCATTATATGCGGAATATATTCTTCTTTGATCAGCATCCCCCGCTGGGTAAGCAGATGATAGCTGGTCTGGTTGGCTTTACGGGCAGCGGAGGCAACTACACGTTTACACGCATCGGTGAGAGCTATGCGGCGAACGTGCCTGTCTTCTGGCTACGGTTTGTGCCCGCCTTGAGCGGTAGTTTGCTGGCGCCGGCCGTCtacaaactgctgctggctgcgagACTTCAACGCTGGGCGGCTGCTCTGGGTGGACTGCTTGTTGTCTTGGACAACGCGTTGCTTACACAATCGCGCTTCGTGCTCATGGagtcgatgctgctgctggccagcaCTGTGGGTATCGCCTGTCTGCTACACTTTCAGCGCTGCTCCCTTGGCAGCCTGCGGTGGTTGAGCACTGGAGTTACGGCCGCCTTGTCACTGGCCTGTGCCGGCTGTATTAAGTACGTGGGCTTCTTAGCATTGGTACTCGCCGGATATCTGTTGAGCCGTCATTTGTGGCAACTGCTTTACGATGCTAGCCTCTCCAGTAAGTCAATACACAACATTTGCACTAACTATGATCTAACTTTCCATCGATTTTCAGACCGACAACTCTGGTTACATGCGCTAAGCCGACTTTTGATCTTTGTGGGCATACCAGTGGTCGTCTACCTGGGCGTCTTTTACATACACCTTCGCACATTGCACCGGGCTGGGCCACATGACAGTATCATGACAAGCGCCTTTCAAGCTTCACTGGATGGGGGGCTGGCTTCCATAACTCAGGGACAGCCATTAGTTGTGGTGCATGGATCACAGATTACATTGCGACACACTCATGGGCGCACCTGCTGGCTTCACTCACACGCCGCCGTTTATCCAGTGCGGTACAAGGATCAGCGTGGATCCTCGCATCAGCAGCAGGTTACTTGCTACTCCTTCAAGGACGTTAACAATTGGTGGATAGTAAAAAGACCCGAGCGCGATGATCTGGTCGTGGGCGATCAGCCCGATGTTATACGACATGGCGATGTCATTCAACTGGTGCACGGAATTACAAGCCGTGCCCTAAACTCTCATGATGTGGCCGCACCAATGACGCCACAGTGCCAGGAGGTCAGCTGTTATATTGACTATGAGATTAAAATGGTCGGAGAACTGCTGTGGCGCGTAGAGATACTGAACCGGCAATCAGAGGGTGATCTCTGGCATGCAATTAAGTCTGAGATTCGTCTCATCCACACAACAACAGGTGCGGCACTGCGCTTTAGTGGACGCCAGCTGCCCGATTGGGGCTTCAATCAGCACGAAGTGGTGGGCGACCGTGAAAAGGGAAACCCTGATACCATTTGGAATGTGGAGGAACATCGGTACACCAAGAGTAAGTAGTAAATCTAACCATTTACGACAAATCTCTAAGGCACTTAACTTTTCTACAGCTCAAGATCAGCGTGAGCGTGAACGTCAATTACTCTCAGCTGAAATGATTCCCACCCAAGCCACGAAGCTGTCGTTCTGGGCAAAGCTGCTGGAACTGCAAACCAAGATGTTCTGGCAAGCTACGCAGCTACCGAGCCACATGTACAGCTCACAGCCACACGAATGGCCACTGCTGGACAAGGGCATTGCATACTGGCTGGACGCCAACTCCAGCGCCCAGATCTATTTGCTCGGCAACATACTTATTTGGTATACCGCCAGTGCGGGCTTGCTCGTCTACGCCGCACTATTGATCTTCTATGCAATACGACGTCGCCGACTCTGCTTTGATATCCCGGACAGCGAGTGGCAGCGCTTTCTGTCTGCCGGTGATGCCTTCTTTGTGGGCTATCTGGTGCATTATTTGCCGTACTTCTTTGTTGACCGCACACTATTCCTGCACAACTATCTGCCAGCATTCAtattcaagctgctgctgctctgctatGTCCTTGAGCACTTAGACTTTCTGTTGCGTCGACACTGCTCGGGACGAgctcttctgctgctgctagtctATCGACTGTCACTTATGATCTGGCTACTTGCTGTTTGCGCTTTTTTTGTCAAGTTCTTGCCGCTCAGTTATGGCACCAGAAAGATGTCAGcgaaagaaattataaatttacgCTGGAAGGACACTTGGGACTTTATTCTACACAAGAATCATGCGCTGAACTAGATCATCTCGACTTGACCTTTTCGACAGGCAGCAATGAAGAAATAATCATTAATCATTTTCAAGCtaaagctaatttttatttatttattaaaaaaaaatgttaagctacACTTTTTATAGaccaaattatattaaattatttaacaaagtATGCCtaaatttatactttttaattgattattattatttatgatcAAAGTTGGAGCACGATAACAACTTACAGAtacttatttgttttaaggatatcaaatatatattcctacataagtaaatatttcaacGTTTGTTGTCGAACATTATGGCAAATGCTGGACGCTTCATTGATCGGAATGAGAGTATACGCGCTGCTGGTGTTGCCTCCATCCTTGATAGTGACAATACCACCAGATTGTGCCTCACCATTTCCCATAGAGAAGAAATTGCGGAGCACTTAATTCGCACCGAATGCAAGCGTAAGCAATTGGAGAATATAGACAAGCTCTTACCGTCTTCGCCCTGTTTACCCGATGTCAGTGTCCCCGCGCTGTTGGCCGTGGAGAGCTCCAAATCGCGTTTCGCTGTATTCATGGAGAAAACCTCCGAGGACATGTATCTGAAACAGCCCAAGCTAGGGCAGGTAAAACAGACCCACTCCAAACCAGACTCGGTAACCAATCTAAGCCAAACTTTTGGAAAGCAAACACCACCGTTCGACCGATTATACGATATTATATTGCCCCCTAAGACAGTAGAGCAAGTGAATCGGGAACATGGGGACTTTCATGAGAAATATATTGTCAGCCACAGTCATTATTTTCCCGCCGAGCAAATTAATCGCAAGTGCGATGACTTTGTCGAACCTCCTTGTATACAAAGATTTACTAATGAGTTCTACTCTTCCAAACTGCAGATATGACGCACCCTACGCTCGTTTCAACACATATGGTTCCAAGCCACAGGGAGATGTAAGCGGGCATTTGGTGaagcgttgcatgcaacaatgcGCGGATCACGTAATAATTATCAGTAAGGAACAAATGGACTTTATAGATCGCACCTATGACCGTTTGGGCAAGAAGTACAAAAAGCAAGTTTTCTTCTCGCAATTCGTAATATCAATTAGATTAAGCATACTTAATAAGTTACTATCTGATCTTAAGGTATCCGTATAATGTGCCACAACACGCGACTTACGGCATCCCCACATTTGTGCCAGACTGTGATGGCAAAATGCTTATCGAGGATATTTCTCCTTGTGTGAGCAATCGGGAACTTGTCGAGGCATTGGGCCACCTTAACATGTGGCGGCATAAGCTGCAAAAGCGCGCCAACTTCCAAATGTTCGATCTGCAATCAGTGCTGGAGAACAGCGATAAGGAAGGTACTCGTCATCTGCCACTAAGGAAGATCTTTGAGATCATGCACAAGATGCACCTATACATTGACGTAGAGAAGGCAAGGCGATTCCTCGCACACTTCCAAATGATCGTCGATGAGGGTTGTCCCACGGAGCGTCTTAACTACGATAAATTTTGCCGATTGCTGGCAATACAATATCCATTGCCAACTATGGGCAACATTTCCACATCTCCCTCTAACGTTTATAATAAGGACACGATCTATCGACTCTTTTGTGCCGATCTCAATAAAGAGCCTATACAAGCACCAGTGGCACACAAGTTGCGCCCAAAGCAACTAGACGATGATAACACTCATGTCAAGGACCTGCTGCAGCCAGACACATCGGTGCTTTATGGTGTGACCCCAAGCGACTTTGAGTGCTTACGTCCCAAAGAGCATTTGGAGCTCATATTCAAAGACATTATTAGTCCAGCCGACTTTGAAACAATTTGGAAACAGCTTATGGACACCCACAGCGATCAAAACGGTTTCATTTCTGTGATGCAGTTTCGTGAGGTAATGGACAACTTGGAGTCTAACtcttaaaagcaacaaatggaTTTGCtgaatacacacacagttcCAATCGGAAATTTTCTGTTATA
This genomic interval from Drosophila busckii strain San Diego stock center, stock number 13000-0081.31 unplaced genomic scaffold, ASM1175060v1 chrUn_07, whole genome shotgun sequence contains the following:
- the LOC108601045 gene encoding uncharacterized protein LOC108601045 yields the protein MANAGRFIDRNESIRAAGVASILDSDNTTRLCLTISHREEIAEHLIRTECKRKQLENIDKLLPSSPCLPDVSVPALLAVESSKSRFAVFMEKTSEDMYLKQPKLGQVKQTHSKPDSVTNLSQTFGKQTPPFDRLYDIILPPKTVEQVNREHGDFHEKYIVSHSHYFPAEQINRKYDAPYARFNTYGSKPQGDVSGHLVKRCMQQCADHVIIISKEQMDFIDRTYDRLGKKYKKYPYNVPQHATYGIPTFVPDCDGKMLIEDISPCVSNRELVEALGHLNMWRHKLQKRANFQMFDLQSVLENSDKEGTRHLPLRKIFEIMHKMHLYIDVEKARRFLAHFQMIVDEGCPTERLNYDKFCRLLAIQYPLPTMGNISTSPSNVYNKDTIYRLFCADLNKEPIQAPVAHKLRPKQLDDDNTHVKDLLQPDTSVLYGVTPSDFECLRPKEHLELIFKDIISPADFETIWKQLMDTHSDQNGFISVMQFREVMDNLESNS
- the LOC108598484 gene encoding protein O-mannosyltransferase 1, which produces MPTNNIVQRRKTTRSKSKQKQSAAESLIDNKNDSNEKSERLHFRSRSATLKELTAPVSVPVPATVNCNSTSPQCCNGLLPTTSQLVNCCHDINCHLNAPLSSLRNSLERSRRSESRQSFLTETTNSTPTPIPTLLSPSKPSFAPLPTSLESEACKKSRSRSSELDSVKQLRKDDLSSVAFSKFTVSLRIDLLSWTLFLVAFLTRFYKLATPSHVVFDELHYGKYIAHYMRNIFFFDQHPPLGKQMIAGLVGFTGSGGNYTFTRIGESYAANVPVFWLRFVPALSGSLLAPAVYKLLLAARLQRWAAALGGLLVVLDNALLTQSRFVLMESMLLLASTVGIACLLHFQRCSLGSLRWLSTGVTAALSLACAGCIKYVGFLALVLAGYLLSRHLWQLLYDASLSNRQLWLHALSRLLIFVGIPVVVYLGVFYIHLRTLHRAGPHDSIMTSAFQASLDGGLASITQGQPLVVVHGSQITLRHTHGRTCWLHSHAAVYPVRYKDQRGSSHQQQVTCYSFKDVNNWWIVKRPERDDLVVGDQPDVIRHGDVIQLVHGITSRALNSHDVAAPMTPQCQEVSCYIDYEIKMVGELLWRVEILNRQSEGDLWHAIKSEIRLIHTTTGAALRFSGRQLPDWGFNQHEVVGDREKGNPDTIWNVEEHRYTKTQDQRERERQLLSAEMIPTQATKLSFWAKLLELQTKMFWQATQLPSHMYSSQPHEWPLLDKGIAYWLDANSSAQIYLLGNILIWYTASAGLLVYAALLIFYAIRRRRLCFDIPDSEWQRFLSAGDAFFVGYLVHYLPYFFVDRTLFLHNYLPAFIFKLLLLCYVLEHLDFLLRRHCSGRALLLLLVYRLSLMIWLLAVCAFFVKFLPLSYGTRKMSAKEIINLRWKDTWDFILHKNHALN